A genomic segment from Pseudosulfitobacter sp. DSM 107133 encodes:
- a CDS encoding MBL fold metallo-hydrolase: MMPPDDFDPAIGVAEVLETGLRRIVAPNPSPMTYRGTNTYLVGTRGLAVIDPGPADDTHLQAILAAVGPDQKITHIIVTHTHLDHSPLARPLAQRTGAPVLAFGDAHAGRSAAMTELAQGGLVGGGEGIDTEFRADVEIPDGTIITGDCWALEAIHTPGHIGNHLCLGWGDACLTADHVMGWASSLVSPPDGDLTDFMASCARLQARDWRVFYPGHGAPVTDPAARLDWLVGHRLGREAAILSHLARSPATAADLAAAIYTETPPALLGAATRNVLAHLVDLCGKDRVTPVDGMSAKAVFKTI, encoded by the coding sequence ATGATGCCACCCGATGATTTTGATCCAGCAATCGGTGTGGCCGAAGTGCTGGAAACCGGACTGCGCCGGATCGTGGCGCCCAACCCCTCGCCCATGACCTATCGCGGCACCAATACCTATCTTGTGGGTACACGCGGACTGGCGGTGATCGACCCCGGCCCCGCGGACGACACGCATTTGCAGGCGATTCTGGCCGCGGTGGGGCCAGATCAGAAAATCACCCATATCATCGTGACTCATACCCATCTGGACCATTCACCGCTGGCCCGCCCGCTGGCGCAACGCACGGGTGCGCCGGTGCTGGCCTTTGGGGATGCGCATGCCGGGCGCAGCGCGGCGATGACAGAGCTGGCGCAGGGCGGTCTGGTGGGCGGCGGAGAAGGCATCGACACGGAGTTCAGAGCCGATGTCGAAATTCCCGATGGCACGATCATCACCGGCGACTGTTGGGCGCTGGAGGCGATCCATACCCCCGGCCACATTGGCAACCACCTGTGTCTGGGCTGGGGGGATGCCTGTTTGACGGCCGATCATGTGATGGGCTGGGCCTCGTCGCTGGTGTCGCCGCCCGATGGCGACCTGACCGATTTCATGGCCTCTTGTGCCCGGCTGCAAGCACGCGACTGGCGGGTGTTCTACCCCGGACACGGCGCCCCTGTCACCGATCCGGCTGCACGACTCGACTGGCTGGTGGGCCACCGTCTGGGCCGCGAGGCTGCGATTCTGTCACATCTGGCCCGCAGCCCCGCCACTGCCGCCGATCTGGCCGCCGCCATCTATACCGAAACCCCGCCCGCACTGCTGGGTGCCGCCACCCGCAACGTGCTGGCCCACCTTGTCGATTTATGCGGAAAAGACCGTGTGACACCGGTCGACGGTATGTCGGCAAAGGCCGTGTTCAAGACGATCTGA
- a CDS encoding ATP-binding protein, with protein sequence MSFEWLKHYMPRSLYGRAALILLLPVVFVQIVVSVVFTQRHFQGVTAQMTNAAGREIALVLDVMEGAPTRELIGARVQDRVPQLEIYASAVDAVPAIDAWNWLDLSGGFVVAQLHERVPRALAVDLTTNKRVHIYVATDSGPVRLDFDRRRVSAANPHQLFVNMVFFSVLITIVALIYLRNQLRPIKRLARASEAFGRGRHVPYTPAGATEVRAAGTAFVDMRNRIERQIETRTLMLSGVSHDLRTPLTRMRLSLSMLDDEDREALEQDVDQMQNMINEFLNFAKGAQEGEPERIDPLALIRDIVEDQQRAGRPVTLVTASGEGTINLRPVAMRRAIENLINNAVRYGARAEVSVVLTEKSLRFRVEDDGPGIPEDRRADAQRPFTRLDPARNQDKGGGVGLGLAIATDIARAHGGVLRLGSSERLGGLQADIVIAR encoded by the coding sequence ATGTCCTTTGAATGGCTCAAACATTATATGCCCCGCAGCCTGTATGGCCGTGCCGCACTGATCCTGCTGTTGCCGGTGGTGTTTGTGCAAATCGTGGTGTCTGTGGTGTTCACCCAGCGCCATTTCCAAGGGGTTACCGCCCAGATGACCAACGCCGCAGGACGCGAGATTGCATTGGTACTGGACGTGATGGAAGGTGCCCCGACACGCGAGCTGATAGGCGCGCGTGTGCAGGACCGTGTGCCACAGCTTGAAATTTACGCCAGCGCTGTCGACGCGGTGCCCGCCATTGATGCATGGAACTGGCTGGACCTGTCGGGCGGCTTTGTGGTGGCGCAGCTGCACGAAAGGGTGCCGCGTGCGCTGGCTGTTGATCTGACCACCAACAAGCGGGTTCACATATATGTCGCAACCGACAGCGGGCCGGTGCGGCTGGATTTCGACCGGCGCCGCGTGTCAGCTGCCAATCCGCACCAGCTGTTCGTGAACATGGTGTTCTTCAGCGTTCTGATCACCATCGTTGCGCTGATCTATCTGCGCAACCAGTTGCGCCCGATCAAACGGCTTGCCCGCGCTTCAGAAGCCTTTGGCCGGGGGCGTCATGTGCCCTATACGCCCGCCGGTGCCACCGAAGTGCGCGCCGCCGGGACGGCCTTTGTCGATATGCGCAACCGGATCGAACGTCAGATCGAAACCCGCACCCTGATGCTGTCAGGGGTCAGCCATGATTTGCGCACGCCGCTGACGCGGATGCGCCTGTCGCTGTCGATGCTGGACGACGAAGATCGCGAAGCACTGGAACAGGACGTGGACCAGATGCAAAACATGATCAACGAATTCCTGAACTTTGCAAAAGGCGCACAAGAGGGCGAACCCGAAAGAATCGATCCGCTGGCCCTGATCCGCGACATCGTGGAAGACCAGCAAAGGGCAGGGCGCCCTGTGACCCTTGTGACTGCCAGCGGCGAAGGGACCATCAACCTGCGCCCCGTCGCCATGCGCCGCGCCATCGAAAATCTGATAAACAACGCGGTGCGTTACGGGGCCCGCGCTGAGGTCAGCGTTGTGCTGACTGAAAAATCCCTGCGCTTTCGTGTCGAAGACGACGGCCCCGGCATTCCCGAAGACAGGCGCGCCGACGCGCAGCGCCCGTTCACACGGCTCGACCCTGCGCGCAATCAGGACAAAGGTGGTGGCGTGGGGCTGGGACTTGCCATCGCAACCGACATCGCACGCGCCCATGGCGGCGTGCTGCGGCTGGGCAGCAGCGAACGGCTGGGCGGCTTGCAGGCGGATATTGTGATCGCACGGTAA